The following coding sequences lie in one Methylotenera versatilis 301 genomic window:
- a CDS encoding DUF3619 family protein: MDTQKDMQNSQVNENLVNANLIEDEQVAKLAANLLNDNSQHLNAVTLQRLSEARELAVSKLEASQGVNRSDHVLQWVGHGFGGYFGQHRLMSAAIIVGAMLLTFFAAQKFNADNNLENSDAFLLASELPPEAFADKGFDTWLVSKRD; the protein is encoded by the coding sequence ATGGATACTCAAAAAGATATGCAAAACAGTCAAGTAAATGAAAATCTAGTGAATGCCAATCTTATAGAAGATGAGCAGGTAGCTAAACTCGCGGCAAACTTGCTGAATGATAACTCACAACATTTGAATGCGGTTACTTTACAGCGCTTATCAGAAGCACGTGAGTTAGCGGTCAGTAAATTAGAGGCCAGCCAAGGCGTCAATCGAAGTGATCATGTTTTGCAATGGGTAGGGCATGGCTTTGGTGGATATTTTGGGCAGCATCGTTTGATGTCTGCTGCCATTATTGTTGGAGCCATGTTGCTTACATTTTTTGCCGCACAAAAATTTAATGCAGATAATAATTTAGAAAATAGTGATGCATTTTTGTTGGCGTCTGAATTGCCACCAGAAGCATTTGCAGATAAGGGGTTTGATACATGGTTAGTTTCCAAGCGAGATTAA
- a CDS encoding DUF3106 domain-containing protein: protein MVSFQARLKLVSVFSAALLVSGLIFNHVVLADDTNVTWAQLNDGQRQILNPLASEWDTLRPWQREKMLDIARDYPKMSPSKQDLVRKRLTNWSRMTPYERENARKSHQQFQSLPTDKKNELRQKWLEYQKLPESERARLRADSPDTYKDADLN from the coding sequence ATGGTTAGTTTCCAAGCGAGATTAAAACTCGTCTCAGTATTTTCAGCTGCATTGTTAGTCAGTGGATTGATATTTAACCATGTGGTCTTAGCCGATGATACTAACGTGACTTGGGCGCAATTGAATGATGGGCAGCGACAAATCTTAAATCCTTTAGCCTCTGAGTGGGATACTTTGCGTCCTTGGCAGCGTGAAAAAATGTTGGATATTGCCCGTGATTACCCCAAAATGAGTCCAAGCAAACAAGATTTAGTGCGGAAGCGGCTCACCAACTGGAGTCGTATGACGCCGTATGAACGCGAGAATGCAAGAAAAAGTCATCAGCAATTTCAGTCTTTGCCCACGGATAAAAAAAATGAATTGCGTCAAAAATGGTTGGAATACCAAAAACTGCCAGAGTCAGAAAGAGCCAGATTGCGCGCTGATTCACCAGATACCTACAAGGATGCAGATTTAAATTGA
- a CDS encoding RDD family protein, giving the protein MQNEQVTQTTAPSLFKLGACLIYEALVVIALSLAVTTIFVLSLGEATTGVKRYLLQLFLWLTVGVYFVWCWQKKGQTLAMQTWQLKLLNQEAQLLPLKAAILRYILASLSLMVFGIGFFWAIVDRDRLFLHDRLLKNKIIYAPRKTALPHPPSET; this is encoded by the coding sequence ATGCAAAATGAGCAAGTAACACAAACAACAGCCCCAAGTTTATTTAAGCTTGGGGCTTGTCTTATTTACGAGGCGTTAGTCGTGATTGCGCTATCGTTAGCGGTCACAACTATTTTTGTTTTATCACTAGGTGAGGCGACAACAGGGGTTAAACGATATTTGCTACAGCTATTTTTATGGCTGACTGTGGGGGTGTATTTTGTTTGGTGTTGGCAGAAAAAAGGTCAGACGCTTGCCATGCAAACTTGGCAGTTAAAGTTGCTCAATCAAGAAGCGCAGCTGTTGCCATTAAAAGCGGCGATTCTGCGGTATATTCTAGCCAGTCTAAGTCTGATGGTATTCGGTATAGGCTTTTTCTGGGCCATAGTAGATCGTGATAGGCTATTTTTGCATGATAGGCTGCTCAAAAATAAAATTATCTACGCTCCACGTAAAACAGCATTGCCACACCCGCCATCAGAAACATGA
- the lptG gene encoding LPS export ABC transporter permease LptG — MKILNKYLLKEIVSNVLMVMLALIAMFSFFDLIQELDALGKGSYGLGKILLFVLLSAPGHVYDVMPVAVLVGCMYSLGQLARYSELVVLRVSGLSIFDIAVLLLKIGAIFTIITFLIGELVTPFSEKTAQRMRIKATDSVVAQEFRSGLWVKDGNSFINVEEVLPDATLLNIHIFDFDKNAKLISTRNAKAGEFKHESWKLKDVTDTSFDKDSVKVSQSLEATWHSLIRPELLNVLLIMPEKMSAWNLYTYINHLSINKQKTTRYEVALWAKMIYPLACMVMVVLALPFGFVQQRAAGASTKIFVGIMLGVMYQILNRVFAHLGLLNDWPPLFSAIMPTIMFLMAGVAMLFYVERR, encoded by the coding sequence ATGAAAATTCTAAATAAATATTTACTCAAAGAGATTGTGAGCAATGTGCTCATGGTCATGCTGGCACTTATTGCCATGTTCTCTTTCTTCGATTTAATTCAAGAGTTAGATGCTTTAGGCAAAGGTAGCTATGGCCTTGGTAAAATTTTATTATTCGTATTACTCAGCGCACCCGGCCATGTTTACGATGTGATGCCTGTAGCAGTGCTAGTAGGTTGCATGTACAGCTTGGGGCAGCTCGCGCGTTATTCTGAGTTGGTAGTGTTAAGAGTGAGCGGCTTATCTATTTTTGATATTGCAGTTTTGCTATTAAAAATAGGCGCTATATTTACCATCATCACTTTTTTAATAGGTGAACTTGTCACACCATTTAGCGAAAAAACGGCTCAGCGCATGCGTATCAAAGCCACTGACTCTGTTGTTGCTCAAGAGTTCAGGTCTGGTCTTTGGGTAAAAGATGGTAATAGCTTTATCAACGTTGAAGAAGTGCTGCCAGATGCAACATTGCTCAATATCCACATCTTTGACTTTGATAAAAATGCAAAGCTTATCTCTACGCGTAATGCTAAAGCGGGGGAGTTTAAACATGAGTCTTGGAAACTCAAGGATGTTACAGACACCAGTTTCGACAAAGACTCTGTGAAAGTAAGCCAGTCTTTAGAGGCAACATGGCACTCTTTGATTCGACCAGAATTGCTCAATGTATTACTTATCATGCCAGAAAAAATGTCTGCATGGAATTTATATACTTATATCAACCATTTAAGTATCAACAAACAAAAGACGACGCGTTACGAGGTGGCACTCTGGGCGAAAATGATTTATCCCTTAGCATGCATGGTGATGGTGGTTCTAGCTCTGCCCTTTGGTTTTGTTCAACAACGCGCGGCGGGGGCTAGTACCAAGATTTTTGTTGGCATTATGCTGGGGGTCATGTATCAAATACTCAACCGCGTATTTGCACATTTAGGATTACTCAATGACTGGCCGCCACTATTTAGCGCCATTATGCCTACCATCATGTTTCTGATGGCGGGTGTGGCAATGCTGTTTTACGTGGAGCGTAGATAA
- the lptF gene encoding LPS export ABC transporter permease LptF has translation MLFRRSLLHELIATASGTFLILIGIVIAQRAGYLVQLAAKGVLPNDAITTILGFNIIRFMPLLLSLSLFLAILLTLSRWYRDSEMVIWFSAGLSITSWIRPILVFATPIVVIIAFLSLFVTPWATNKVEDFRVQLESRDDLAAISPGVFKESAHADRVFFIESFDELGNIVKNIFVQSIQHQKLGIIVAAQGSRLVEKNGDNFLLMEHGHRYEGARGTSEYSTTEFEKYAIRVEASEAKREPPSTQSISSRDLIMNKSNNNIAELQWRLAMPVSALILALLAIPLSALDPRAGRSANFALAIVIYIIYNNLLNIIQAWIAQGKVSGIIGLWPIHLVFGTLVFYMFYRRALQLPILPSIPRPSWLKLPKKAKR, from the coding sequence ATGCTTTTTAGGCGTTCACTCTTACACGAACTCATCGCTACCGCCAGTGGTACTTTTCTTATTTTAATAGGGATTGTCATCGCGCAACGCGCGGGTTACTTGGTTCAACTGGCGGCAAAAGGCGTTCTACCTAACGATGCCATCACTACCATATTAGGCTTCAACATCATTCGGTTTATGCCTTTATTGTTATCCCTGAGTCTATTTTTAGCGATACTACTGACACTATCTCGCTGGTATAGAGACTCCGAAATGGTGATTTGGTTTAGTGCGGGTCTTAGTATCACTAGCTGGATACGCCCAATACTAGTATTTGCCACTCCTATTGTGGTAATTATTGCTTTTTTAAGTCTATTTGTAACCCCTTGGGCCACCAACAAAGTAGAGGATTTTCGTGTGCAGCTTGAAAGCCGTGATGACTTAGCTGCCATTAGTCCTGGCGTGTTTAAAGAATCTGCGCATGCAGATCGCGTATTCTTTATAGAGAGTTTTGATGAGTTGGGCAACATTGTTAAAAACATCTTTGTTCAATCGATTCAACATCAAAAATTAGGGATTATTGTCGCGGCACAAGGTAGCCGGCTGGTCGAGAAAAATGGCGATAACTTTTTGCTAATGGAGCACGGCCATCGTTACGAAGGAGCTCGCGGCACATCTGAATACTCAACAACAGAGTTTGAGAAGTACGCCATTCGCGTGGAAGCAAGCGAGGCAAAGCGTGAGCCACCTTCAACGCAATCGATTTCCAGTCGTGATTTAATCATGAATAAAAGTAATAATAATATTGCTGAATTGCAATGGCGCCTTGCTATGCCGGTTTCTGCGCTGATACTTGCTCTGCTAGCCATCCCTTTAAGCGCATTAGATCCTCGTGCAGGACGCTCAGCAAATTTTGCACTGGCTATCGTGATTTATATTATCTACAACAATTTACTCAATATCATTCAGGCCTGGATTGCGCAAGGTAAAGTGAGTGGAATTATAGGGCTATGGCCTATCCATTTAGTCTTCGGCACCTTGGTTTTTTATATGTTTTATAGACGCGCTTTGCAGCTACCGATTTTACCCAGCATTCCTCGGCCTTCATGGTTAAAACTGCCAAAGAAAGCTAAACGTTAG
- a CDS encoding leucyl aminopeptidase, whose protein sequence is MEFSIKSDNPLKLQSDCVIIGVYEDKKLSDAAQSVDTASAGYLSNILKRGDFDGKADTTLILHNVPGTASERVLLVGLGKESDFAEKQYCKAARASMKALAHGGASKATTFLVELPVKQLTTKQKTAHLVEASLDATYKFDAIKKKKEESKKGLATLNINVAAGDVKEAKAGLADGLALASGVSFAKDLGNLPPNVCTPSYLAEQAQSLGKKHDFKVKVLEREELENLGMGSFLAVSQGSEEPPKFIIMQHLKGKKDQKPVVLVGKGITFDTGGISLKPGSEMDEMKYDMCGAASVLGTFKTIAEMDLPLNVIGVIPTCENMPDGRATRPGDVLTSMSGLTIEVLNTDAEGRLILCDALTYAERFEPSAVIDIATLTGACVIALGHHASGLFSNNDDLAKELLQAGEKALDRAWHMPMWDDYQPLLDSNFADMANIGGRAAGSITAACFLSRFAKKYDWAHLDIAGTAWKSGKEKGGTGRPVPLLTAFLVNRANSSKK, encoded by the coding sequence ATGGAATTTAGCATAAAAAGCGACAATCCGCTAAAGCTGCAGAGCGATTGCGTGATTATAGGCGTTTATGAAGATAAAAAACTGTCAGATGCTGCTCAATCTGTCGATACAGCGTCCGCTGGTTACCTTTCAAATATTCTAAAACGTGGTGATTTTGATGGTAAAGCTGACACCACTTTAATATTGCATAACGTGCCTGGTACAGCCAGTGAGCGCGTTTTATTGGTAGGCTTAGGCAAAGAGTCTGATTTTGCTGAAAAACAATATTGCAAGGCGGCTCGTGCGTCAATGAAAGCTTTAGCCCATGGCGGCGCCAGTAAAGCCACTACTTTCTTAGTAGAGTTACCTGTAAAGCAATTAACAACCAAACAAAAAACAGCACATCTTGTTGAAGCAAGCCTTGATGCAACTTATAAGTTTGATGCGATTAAGAAGAAAAAAGAAGAATCTAAGAAAGGCTTAGCTACACTGAATATTAATGTAGCCGCTGGCGATGTAAAAGAAGCTAAAGCTGGTCTGGCCGATGGCTTGGCATTGGCTTCAGGTGTGAGCTTTGCAAAAGATTTAGGTAACTTGCCACCAAATGTTTGTACACCTAGCTACTTGGCAGAGCAAGCGCAGTCATTGGGTAAAAAACATGATTTCAAGGTTAAAGTTTTAGAGCGTGAAGAGCTTGAAAATTTAGGCATGGGTTCATTTTTAGCTGTGTCACAAGGTAGTGAAGAGCCACCTAAATTTATTATCATGCAACACTTAAAAGGTAAAAAAGACCAAAAACCAGTTGTGCTAGTGGGTAAAGGTATTACCTTTGATACTGGCGGTATTTCATTGAAACCAGGTTCTGAAATGGATGAGATGAAATACGATATGTGCGGCGCGGCAAGTGTGCTCGGTACGTTCAAAACCATTGCAGAAATGGACTTGCCTTTGAATGTAATAGGCGTTATTCCTACCTGTGAAAATATGCCAGATGGTCGCGCAACAAGGCCTGGGGATGTGTTAACCAGTATGTCTGGACTCACTATTGAAGTATTGAATACCGATGCAGAGGGCCGCCTGATTTTATGCGATGCGCTGACCTATGCTGAACGCTTTGAACCAAGCGCCGTGATTGATATTGCAACGTTGACAGGTGCCTGTGTGATTGCTTTGGGGCATCATGCAAGTGGTTTATTTAGCAATAATGACGACTTAGCAAAAGAACTATTGCAGGCTGGTGAAAAAGCATTAGACCGCGCATGGCACATGCCGATGTGGGATGACTACCAACCTTTGCTCGATAGTAATTTTGCTGATATGGCTAATATTGGCGGTCGTGCAGCTGGTAGTATTACCGCGGCCTGTTTCTTATCTCGATTTGCAAAAAAATATGATTGGGCACATTTGGATATTGCTGGCACTGCTTGGAAGTCGGGCAAAGAAAAAGGGGGGACTGGTCGTCCAGTGCCACTATTAACCGCATTTTTAGTGAATAGAGCGAATAGCTCGAAAAAATAG
- a CDS encoding DNA polymerase III subunit chi produces the protein MTRVEFYFNVPDKFAKTVELCEKALAKGRQLTIYTQNDAMSSEMQNLLWSHSASSFLANSHVNEAHSQFSPIVIDAQGENLLQDDVLINLQTAQPLFFSRFRYLVELVGSDEADKAAARVRFRFYKDRGYDIKSTDAAAI, from the coding sequence ATGACTCGTGTTGAATTCTATTTTAATGTGCCTGATAAGTTTGCAAAAACTGTAGAGCTGTGTGAAAAGGCGCTTGCTAAAGGGCGCCAACTCACTATTTATACGCAAAACGATGCCATGAGTAGTGAGATGCAAAACCTACTATGGTCGCATTCAGCCAGCAGTTTTTTGGCAAATAGCCATGTGAATGAAGCGCATAGTCAATTCTCGCCTATTGTGATAGATGCGCAAGGTGAAAACTTATTACAAGATGATGTGTTAATTAATCTGCAAACGGCGCAGCCGCTTTTTTTTAGTAGATTTAGATACTTGGTCGAATTAGTCGGTAGCGATGAGGCTGATAAAGCTGCTGCTAGAGTGCGTTTTAGATTTTATAAAGATCGTGGCTATGATATAAAATCAACGGATGCGGCAGCTATTTAA
- the gcvH gene encoding glycine cleavage system protein GcvH yields MQIPKTILYSNEHLWTKASTDGAWEAGITDYAQDLLGDIVFIEAPAIGTKLVAGQPCGLVESVKTGSDLHALVNGEVIEINQELINSPELINEKPYQAWIFKYKPSDDDVSKTLLSAEAYQALLDGVA; encoded by the coding sequence ATGCAAATTCCAAAGACTATTCTATACAGCAACGAACATTTATGGACTAAAGCATCGACTGATGGCGCATGGGAGGCTGGCATTACAGACTACGCGCAGGATTTACTGGGGGATATTGTGTTTATAGAAGCCCCTGCAATTGGCACTAAGCTAGTGGCAGGACAACCTTGCGGCCTCGTTGAATCAGTAAAAACAGGTTCGGATTTACACGCTTTGGTTAATGGTGAAGTGATTGAAATCAATCAAGAGTTGATTAACTCACCAGAGTTAATCAATGAAAAACCATATCAAGCATGGATATTTAAATATAAGCCGAGTGACGATGATGTGAGCAAGACCCTGTTATCTGCCGAGGCATACCAAGCTTTACTTGACGGCGTTGCTTAA
- the pbpG gene encoding D-alanyl-D-alanine endopeptidase — MRKLILLYTALTLSLSPMLSYAAAKKTHKHVVSHIKVSHTKYQKNKAGNYDLAKYKLNRNVAGVKKSRVHVQKVSMSVPRAYDGSGPLELASSKALVINQLTGEIIYAKNTNQSTPIASVTKLMTAMVMLDAHLPMDDLLFIGDEDVDYLKRTHSRLNVGTQLTRGELLQLALMSSENRAASALARNYPGGIGAFMVAMNRKAEVLGMKSTRFYDATGLDSNNVSTAEDLVKMVNAAYHYPEIRQVTTTASQEITLYGRENPINFVNTNSLVRGSDWVIGLSKTGFINEAGRCLVMQAEISGQPMIIVLLDSAGKQSRIGDANRIRKWIEYNDTGSLGENVSG; from the coding sequence ATGCGCAAACTTATACTACTTTATACCGCCTTGACACTAAGCTTGTCGCCCATGCTTTCGTACGCGGCTGCAAAAAAAACGCATAAGCATGTGGTATCTCACATCAAAGTGTCGCATACCAAATATCAAAAAAATAAAGCCGGCAACTATGACCTTGCAAAATATAAGCTGAATAGAAATGTCGCTGGTGTTAAAAAATCAAGAGTACACGTTCAGAAAGTAAGCATGTCGGTGCCACGGGCCTACGACGGTAGTGGACCATTAGAGCTAGCTTCATCTAAAGCCTTAGTGATTAATCAGCTGACTGGTGAAATCATCTACGCAAAAAATACCAATCAATCTACGCCCATCGCCTCTGTCACTAAGTTGATGACGGCAATGGTGATGTTAGACGCACATTTACCGATGGACGATTTGTTGTTTATCGGTGATGAAGATGTTGATTATCTAAAACGCACACATTCTAGATTAAATGTAGGTACTCAGCTTACTCGTGGCGAGCTTTTGCAGCTTGCTCTGATGTCGTCAGAGAATCGTGCGGCTTCTGCATTAGCGCGTAATTACCCAGGTGGTATTGGCGCATTCATGGTGGCGATGAATCGTAAAGCTGAAGTATTGGGTATGAAATCTACACGTTTCTATGATGCTACAGGCTTAGATAGCAACAATGTTTCTACCGCAGAAGATTTAGTGAAAATGGTGAATGCTGCATACCATTACCCTGAAATTCGTCAAGTAACTACAACAGCTTCACAAGAAATTACATTGTATGGTCGTGAAAATCCAATTAACTTTGTGAATACTAATTCACTAGTACGCGGTAGTGATTGGGTGATAGGTTTGTCTAAAACTGGCTTTATCAATGAAGCCGGGCGCTGCTTAGTGATGCAAGCAGAAATCTCTGGTCAGCCTATGATTATTGTTTTGTTGGATTCAGCAGGCAAGCAGTCACGTATTGGTGATGCTAATAGAATTCGTAAATGGATAGAGTATAACGATACTGGCTCATTGGGCGAGAATGTTAGCGGTTAA
- the topA gene encoding type I DNA topoisomerase has translation MSKLLIVESPSKAKTLKKYLGSDFEVLASYGHVRDLIPKNGAVDTANDFAMKYDIIERNSKHVDAIAKAVKSADSIYLATDPDREGEAISWHIAEILKSKNLLKNKVMKRVVFHEITKSAVEHAIAEPRDISMPMVNAQQARRALDYLVGFNLSPLLWKKIRRGLSAGRVQSPALRLIVERELEIEAFKSQEYWSIHLDALKHSHGFTAKLIQLNNQKVEQFTVINHDQQSDIVGKLLLASAGKTTVSRVEKKQRSRSPAAPFTTSTLQQEAVRKLGFTTSRAMRVAQQLYEGMDVGSGTVGLITYMRTDSFSIAAEAIAQIRDYVKKNFDAEYLPKAAIQYKTKSKSAQEAHEAIRPTDISRTPASVRQYLTDEQFKLYEMIWKRALACQMAPAKFDAVSVDLSVGSDANLFRASGQTLVFPGFIAVYMEGTDDEEEEGESKLPHLETGEVLTVEKIYGDQHFTEPPPRYGEASLVKILEEYGIGRPSTYASIISTLQDREYVLLDKKRFTPTDVGRVVNKFLTEHFTKYVDYGFTANLEDALDSVAEGEREWLPLMAEFWQGFNQQLLSKADVERPGNELIDEACPKCGKPLQKQLSRFGTFIGCTGYNDEPKCDYKRSLNGAAQVGSDPIIIGNDDESGKEIMLMNGPYGPYLQLGLAVEGDKKKPKRVSVPKEISLADMNLETAKMVLSLPRDLGLHPVTNKKIVANIGRFGPYVNHDAKFKSIPKTDSVFTIDLDGAVALLAAAHTGPAPLATLGNHPTEDGQIEVFAGRYGPYVQHGKIRATLPKSVEPESLTLDEALELLMAKAQKEAPAKKTTTKKPTAKKAPAKKPAAAKATAKKPAATKTATKKPAAKKAAVQ, from the coding sequence ATGTCCAAACTGTTAATTGTTGAATCTCCTTCCAAAGCAAAAACGCTCAAGAAATATCTTGGTAGCGACTTTGAAGTGCTTGCCTCTTACGGACATGTGCGCGACTTGATTCCGAAAAATGGTGCGGTTGATACCGCCAATGATTTCGCCATGAAATACGACATTATTGAGCGTAACAGTAAACATGTAGACGCAATTGCCAAGGCTGTGAAAAGTGCTGATAGCATCTATCTCGCAACCGATCCGGACCGCGAAGGTGAAGCGATTTCATGGCATATTGCCGAAATTTTAAAGTCTAAGAACTTACTTAAAAATAAAGTCATGAAACGTGTCGTGTTTCATGAAATCACCAAAAGTGCAGTTGAACACGCCATCGCCGAGCCGCGCGACATCTCTATGCCTATGGTCAACGCACAGCAAGCTCGCCGTGCTTTAGATTACTTGGTAGGCTTTAATTTATCACCGCTATTGTGGAAAAAAATCCGTCGTGGACTATCTGCAGGACGAGTACAAAGCCCCGCGCTACGCTTAATTGTTGAGCGTGAGCTTGAGATTGAAGCGTTTAAATCACAAGAGTACTGGTCTATTCATTTAGATGCTTTAAAACATAGTCATGGCTTCACGGCGAAACTAATACAGCTCAACAATCAAAAAGTTGAGCAATTCACGGTGATTAACCATGACCAACAATCTGACATTGTTGGCAAATTATTACTCGCCAGCGCAGGTAAAACAACCGTTTCACGTGTTGAAAAGAAACAACGTAGCCGCAGCCCTGCTGCACCATTCACAACATCCACGCTGCAACAAGAAGCCGTGCGTAAATTAGGCTTTACGACTTCACGTGCCATGCGTGTCGCGCAGCAGCTTTATGAAGGTATGGACGTAGGCAGCGGTACTGTGGGTTTGATTACTTACATGCGTACCGACTCATTCAGCATTGCAGCTGAGGCCATTGCGCAGATTCGTGATTACGTGAAAAAGAATTTTGATGCAGAGTACTTGCCAAAAGCTGCCATTCAATACAAGACTAAATCAAAAAGTGCGCAAGAAGCCCATGAGGCGATTCGCCCAACCGACATTAGCCGTACACCTGCTAGCGTTCGCCAATACTTAACAGACGAGCAATTTAAACTGTATGAAATGATTTGGAAACGCGCATTGGCTTGCCAAATGGCGCCTGCTAAATTTGATGCAGTGAGCGTAGATTTAAGCGTAGGTTCTGATGCCAATTTATTCCGTGCTTCTGGTCAAACCCTAGTATTTCCAGGTTTTATCGCGGTTTACATGGAAGGTACTGACGATGAGGAAGAGGAAGGCGAAAGCAAACTTCCACACCTTGAAACTGGCGAAGTGCTGACCGTTGAAAAAATCTACGGTGACCAGCATTTCACCGAGCCACCACCGCGTTATGGTGAGGCGAGCTTAGTCAAGATTTTAGAAGAGTACGGTATTGGTCGCCCTTCTACTTACGCAAGCATCATTAGTACGCTTCAAGACCGTGAATATGTATTATTAGACAAAAAACGCTTTACGCCGACTGATGTTGGACGTGTGGTGAATAAGTTTCTCACAGAGCACTTCACCAAATATGTGGATTACGGCTTCACCGCCAACCTCGAAGATGCGCTTGATAGCGTTGCCGAGGGGGAGCGTGAGTGGTTACCGCTTATGGCGGAATTTTGGCAAGGTTTCAACCAACAATTACTCAGCAAAGCAGATGTTGAGCGCCCAGGTAATGAGTTGATTGATGAAGCTTGTCCTAAATGTGGCAAGCCGCTACAAAAACAACTTAGCCGTTTTGGCACATTTATCGGTTGTACAGGCTATAACGACGAACCTAAATGTGATTACAAACGCAGCTTAAATGGCGCAGCACAAGTTGGTAGCGATCCAATCATCATTGGTAACGATGATGAATCTGGCAAAGAAATCATGCTGATGAATGGCCCATACGGCCCTTATTTACAACTGGGTTTAGCCGTTGAAGGTGACAAAAAGAAACCAAAACGCGTCAGCGTACCTAAAGAAATCTCACTAGCGGATATGAATTTAGAAACCGCGAAAATGGTGCTATCTTTACCACGTGACCTTGGTTTACATCCAGTCACGAATAAAAAGATTGTGGCTAATATTGGTCGTTTTGGGCCTTACGTGAATCACGATGCTAAATTCAAATCGATCCCAAAAACTGACAGCGTATTTACCATTGATCTAGATGGCGCAGTAGCCTTATTAGCGGCAGCTCATACTGGCCCAGCGCCATTAGCCACTTTAGGCAACCATCCAACTGAAGATGGTCAGATTGAAGTGTTTGCAGGTCGCTACGGTCCTTATGTGCAACACGGCAAGATTCGTGCAACGCTGCCAAAAAGCGTAGAACCTGAATCGCTAACTTTGGATGAAGCTTTGGAATTATTGATGGCTAAAGCGCAAAAAGAAGCGCCAGCCAAAAAGACGACTACGAAAAAGCCAACTGCGAAAAAAGCACCTGCAAAAAAACCCGCTGCAGCTAAAGCCACGGCTAAAAAACCAGCGGCAACTAAGACCGCAACGAAGAAACCTGCTGCTAAAAAAGCTGCCGTTCAATAG
- the ttcA gene encoding tRNA 2-thiocytidine(32) synthetase TtcA — MINHLPANHSNNFIKLRNSLISATGKAIGDYNMIEEGDTVLVCMSGGKDSHAMLMILLALQERAPINFKLIAMNLDQKQPGFPADILPAYFEKLGIDYRIVEADTYSIVKEKIPEGATTCSLCSRLRRGIIYTTAKKLGANKIALGHHRDDIVETLFLNMFFGAKLKAMPPKLSTNDKQNIVIRPLAYCSEKDIASYARQMEFPIIPCDLCGSQENLQRQKVKDMLQAWEREQPGRINNIFRAIGNVEPSHLADFDLYDFKGLSQAKPEDEDPLFGDIAKESEALSLNSTDGTRIEFIRNT; from the coding sequence ATGATTAACCACTTACCAGCAAACCATTCCAATAACTTCATCAAGCTACGCAATAGCCTGATTAGCGCCACGGGCAAAGCGATTGGCGATTACAACATGATAGAAGAAGGCGATACCGTGCTGGTGTGCATGAGTGGCGGTAAGGATTCTCACGCCATGCTGATGATACTGCTAGCGCTGCAAGAGCGTGCGCCGATTAACTTCAAACTCATTGCCATGAATTTGGATCAAAAGCAGCCTGGCTTCCCTGCTGACATTTTGCCTGCTTACTTTGAAAAGCTTGGCATTGATTACCGTATTGTAGAAGCGGATACTTACTCAATAGTAAAAGAGAAGATCCCTGAAGGTGCAACGACTTGTAGCCTATGCTCACGTTTGCGTCGCGGCATTATTTACACCACGGCAAAAAAACTCGGCGCCAATAAAATTGCGCTTGGACACCACCGTGATGATATTGTAGAAACACTATTCCTTAATATGTTCTTTGGCGCGAAATTAAAAGCCATGCCGCCTAAGCTTTCAACCAATGACAAACAAAATATCGTGATTCGCCCACTAGCCTATTGCAGCGAAAAAGACATTGCCAGCTACGCGCGCCAAATGGAGTTCCCTATCATTCCATGCGATTTATGCGGCAGTCAAGAAAATTTACAACGTCAAAAAGTAAAAGATATGTTGCAAGCTTGGGAACGCGAACAACCAGGTCGTATTAACAATATTTTCCGTGCGATTGGCAACGTAGAGCCTTCACACTTGGCTGATTTTGATTTATATGACTTTAAAGGCTTAAGCCAAGCCAAGCCAGAAGACGAAGATCCGCTTTTCGGCGACATCGCTAAGGAAAGTGAAGCGCTAAGCTTAAATAGCACTGATGGCACACGAATCGAATTTATTCGAAACACATAA